The following nucleotide sequence is from Gloeocapsa sp. PCC 7428.
CACCCTTCATCAGTGCAGCTTCTGCTTGGTTTTGTTGAGTGTCCGCATTGTTGTTTGCATTGGCATATTGAATCGTGACACTTGGAATTGCTTGCTTGATTTCTTTTTCTAGCAACGGACGATCATAAGCCTCATATCTTGCTGAAGAATCCGATTCTGGTAGCAAAATCCCAACATTCTTACATCCTTTCGCCGCAGCAAATTTCGTAGTATTTGCATTTGTACCCGTAGATAGATTATTTGCAGTATTCGTGCCAGTATTGTTCCCAACATGATTTTGATTACTACAATCAGCGAATATTAAAACACTCATTAAAAAGAAAAAACGATGAGAAAATGCAACCATTATATTTATGTTCACTATGTCCTAAAGTTTGATCAAGAATCGGTAACGGGAGTGATCTAGATCTGGAAATGCTCTTCGTTGGGATGTGCACTACGAATACATTCTGTGAATTTGAGCTTAGTCCTTGCAACAATTTCTTCAAACTGAAACTGATCGACGAGGTAGGTTAAAGCCTTTGCTAAATCTGCTTGCGACTCTGGAATTTGTTCGATCAGTTGCCCAATTGCCTCTGCATCTACGCGAATTGCTGCTTCATGCAATTGGGTTCGCCAAGCAGGCGGCATATGATTCAGTTGGTCTATTTCAATCAATTCGGAGGGTTTAAGAACCGAGGTTGCGCGAATGGACAGCGATCTTGGCTCTGCTGCATAGCGGTAGCGGACTCCTAAATGCTGTGCGATTTTTTCAAAAATAATGTCTGCTCGAAACGGCTTTCGCACGAAATCATCACATCCCGCCGCTAACGCCTGATGTCGATCTTCTTCAAAGGCGCTGCTTGTAATGGCAATGATGATCGGGGCTTCATTGTTTTGCTGCTGGGCACGAATCTGTTGTGCTGCTTGATAGCCATTTAACACAGGCATCCGCAGATCTAGGCAGATTAAGTGCGGCAACCAAGCTTTCCATTGCTCGATCGCTTCTTGTCCATTGATAGCCTCCTGCACCTCAAACCCAATCGGACGCAATAGCTCCACCAAGAGTTGGCGATTTTCGAGTTTGTCTTCCACAATCAAGATGCGGTAAGTGGGTTGCCCTGGTTCTAACCCGATGACTTGGTATTGACTTGACTGAATCAGCATGCCATCGCCCTCAGCTAACTGTGCCTGAATCGTGAAGTGAAACGTCGAGCCAACTCCGACTTGGCTTTCAACCCAAATCTCTCCGCCCAACAGTTGAACAAACCGACGGCTGATCGCCAAGCCGAGTCCGGTGCCGTTCTGGGCTTGCAGGGGTGTGTTCAGATGAAATTGCTGCGTTGCTTCAGTTTGGACAAAGGGATCAAAGATGCGATCGCGTTCCTCCGGTGCAATACCAACGCCAGTATCGGACACCGCGAAATGAAAGTTGGCTGTGTCAGGTTGCCATTGTACGCGCAGAACGATCGCTCCAGTTTGGGTAAATTTAACAGCGTTGCCTAATAGATTGACTAATACTTGACGCAGTTTGCTTTCATCGGTGCGAATATACTGCGGTAAATCAGAAGATTGTTCCACTATCAGTTGCAGTCCTTTGGACTCTGCCTTAAATTGGAACATCTGTTGTAGAGTCTGGATGACGGCATAAAGATCAACGTTGGTTTCATTTAACAGGATGCGACCCGCTTCAATTTTCGACATTTCTAGAACGTCATTAATTAACATCAACAGGTGTTCTCCACTGCGGCTAATGGCATCTAAATATTGTTGCTGGTGAGCGGTAAGCGAATCACCATAGTTCAGAAGTTGGGCAAATCCAAGAATGACATTTAATGGCGTTCGGAGTTCGTGACTCATATTCGAGAGAAAAATGCTCTTCGCTTTGTTCGCGGATTCAGCCGCTTCTTTAGCTTGCTGTAAAAATGCTTTTTGCGACTCGAGTTCGATTTGAGCTTTCTTTTTTTCAGTGATGTCCCTAATAATAATCAACACTTCGTTTTTCCCGCTCACAACAACTCGATTTTCTAAGTGTTGTATTTCATTGTCATTTATTAACTGATACTCATAAACTTGTAATTCACCTGTTTTTAACGCTTGACGAATGTAAGTCATTCGTTCTCTTGCTAACTGAGCAGGCAGTAGTTCAAATACAGTTTTACCCACTACATCCCGTTCTGTATGATTTAAGTAGGCTTTGAAACTCTTATTTGGAATAAAGTCTAAATACGTACCATCGGCAGTTAAGCGCATCATCAAATCTGGAATGGCACTAAGTAGCGTGCGAAATTTTGTTTCGCTTTGTCGCAATGCCCGTTCTGAACGCCTCAGTTTGAGAATAATCGATGCAGCGATCGCGATCACCCCAACCGTACACAAGACAAAAAACCAGAATCGGTAGAAGTCAACGGTCGTGAGCGCTCGTTGATAGGACTGATAGTAAATTTGCGCGAAGTCTTCGCTCATGTCTCTGGTTGAAACGATCAAAATGCCATGAAGAAGGGCTTCTCGGCGGGGTTGTCCTTGAAGAATCAACTGGGCATGGGCGATCGCCGTTTTCAATGGCTCATTGGATTGATCAGCTTCTAGTGCTTCGAGTTGTTCAATCTGTTGCATGAGTTGAGCCGAGACATCTTCGCTGTCTCCTAATACATCTAACAATAGAACGTTCTGAAGGAACAAATTTAGCTGCTCAGACTGGGATGGAGCGATTGTTGGTTTTTCTACTAGCGTGCGCACCAAAATCGGAAAATACGACAGCGAATTTTTCAAAACCGCATTTTGAGAATTGAACTGATTGATCAGCACTTCTTTGGCTTGCAAAAGTTCCCGTTGGCGGCGTAGCAGTTGATCTAGGGCAGCACGTTCTGTAGGATCAACAAAGCTGGGGATCTGTTGCAGCTTGGCTTGAATCTGCTTCAGTTTAGCCGTTTTGGTCACAATGGGATCGTAGGAGGAAAGCTGTCCTAATCGTGCTTCCAAAACACTCTGATTCAATCGTGCATCAACTGCTTGCGAGTCACGTAAAAGCGTGAGATAGTCGCTATGTTGATGAATATCAAGGATGTTCGCTTTGTTCCACAACACCATCAACAAAATCGCGAAACCGACCCATGCCAATGCGTTCCAACGCAGCAATCGAGAAGGACGCTTTTCTCGATTGGATCGTCCTGAGCGATCGTTCTGGCTGGAACCAGCAACACGGGTCATGATGCACTCCTTGGAGGTTCTCCGGTGAGCGTGTTCAGAAACTGGGCAATGCGACGAACGTGTTCTTGAGGCAGGGGACGACCGAGTTGATACTTTGCCATCACGGCGATCGCTTGTTCGAGCGTTTGAGCTGTGCCATCATGAAAATAAGGCGGTGCGATCGCGACATTTCTCAGGCTCGGAACTCGGAACACGAATCGATCGTTCTCGCTGCCCGTCACGTTGTAGCGTCCATAGTCGGCAGCGGTAATGTTGCCGCGATCAGCGAAATAATTACCAATCACCCCAAACTTCTGAAACAAATTGCCGCCCACATTCACGCCTTGGTGACAACTGACGCAGCCATAACTTTTAAACAATCGATAGCCCTCTCTTTCTTCAACCGTTAACGCGGTGTAATCGCCGCGCAGAAACTGATCAAAGCGGGAGTTCGGCGTATCGAGCGATCGCTCGTAAACCGCGATTGCATCGATCACATTAGGCAAGGTGATGCCATCGGCATAAATGACGTTAAACAGTTGTACGTAGTTGGGTGCTTGCTGAAGTTTCGCGATCGCCTGTTCCCAAGAAATTCCCATCACGTTCTGATCTAACCCCTCGATCTGAGCCTCTAGCGTCTCAAACCGTCCATTCCAACTAAACCGGAAATTGTGGGCGACATTAAAAACCGTCGGGGTGTTTACCTGCATTTGCACCCCAGTTGCTCCGATGGATCGAGATTGTCGATCCGCCCCTCCGAGATCAAGCCGATGACAACTGAGGCAAGATACCTGATTATCGATAGAAAGGCGAGTGTCAGCAAAGAGTTTTTCTCCTAACTGTACTTTGTTGGTATCCAGTGCGACTTGCAGGGGAATCGGTTGAATTGGCTCGTTCTGTGAGCTAGGGATGACGATTTCTGGCTGAGTTGATATGACAATCTGGGCAGGTTGCAACCGTTGCCATAACAGTGCGCTGAGGATTGCAGTTCCAATGAGCCCAAGCAAAGCGATCCAGCGTTGAGGTTGTCGCTTCCGCAAAAATTGAAATCGTCTATCGAGACAGTCAAGTCGCATAGCTCACACCCACTAGAAGTTTGCGGAGACGAGGATGCCTTACTTAAAGAGTATAATCATCAGATAATTATCTCAAGTTGAGTTATGAGTCATGAACCCTCAACCACGGGAGACATTCTCATCGTTGATGACACTCCAGATAATTTACGATTGTTATCAACGATACTGAGTGAGCGGGGCTACAAAGTCCGGAGTGTGATCAACGGGTCATCAGCCTTGATGGGAGCACAGGCGCAACCGCCGGATCTGATTTTGCTTGATGTCAATATGCCGCGTATGAATGGCTACGAGGTCTGTCGTTTACTTAAAGATCGGGCACAGACGATAGATATTCCGGTCATTTTCATTAGTGCTTCCCACGAAGTGATTGATAAAGTCAAAGCCTTTTCAGTCGGGGGGGTTGATTATATTTGTAAACCGTTCCAGGTGGCAGAAGTATTGGTTCGGATTGAAACCCAACTCTCAATTCGCCGGCTTCAAGCAAAATTGCAGCAGGCACTGGCACACGAGCGATCGCTAAACCAACAGATTGAAGCAATGGCAGCCATTGAGGAGCGCAATCGCATTGCCCGCGAGATTCACGACTCGCTAGGACATGCCCTGACGGCGCTAACCGTGCAGCTACAAGCCGCTAGCAGTGTGATCCAAACCGATCCCGCTCAGGCACAGGTTTTTCTAACTCAGGCATACCAGTTAAGCAAAACTGCAATGCAAGAAGTCCGCCAGTCCGTCAAGGCACTGCGGGTCGATCAGCCAGCCCAACAATCTTTAGAAGCAACGATCTCAAATTTGGCGGAAGGGTTTCGACAGGTTACAGGAATTACCCCGATCGTTCAGATTGATATAAAGAAATCTATTTCTTTGTCCGTAGCGAAAACGATTCATCGTATTGTGCAAGAAGCATTAACAAATATTTCTAAATATGCTCAGGCAACT
It contains:
- a CDS encoding DAHL domain-containing protein, whose translation is MTRVAGSSQNDRSGRSNREKRPSRLLRWNALAWVGFAILLMVLWNKANILDIHQHSDYLTLLRDSQAVDARLNQSVLEARLGQLSSYDPIVTKTAKLKQIQAKLQQIPSFVDPTERAALDQLLRRQRELLQAKEVLINQFNSQNAVLKNSLSYFPILVRTLVEKPTIAPSQSEQLNLFLQNVLLLDVLGDSEDVSAQLMQQIEQLEALEADQSNEPLKTAIAHAQLILQGQPRREALLHGILIVSTRDMSEDFAQIYYQSYQRALTTVDFYRFWFFVLCTVGVIAIAASIILKLRRSERALRQSETKFRTLLSAIPDLMMRLTADGTYLDFIPNKSFKAYLNHTERDVVGKTVFELLPAQLARERMTYIRQALKTGELQVYEYQLINDNEIQHLENRVVVSGKNEVLIIIRDITEKKKAQIELESQKAFLQQAKEAAESANKAKSIFLSNMSHELRTPLNVILGFAQLLNYGDSLTAHQQQYLDAISRSGEHLLMLINDVLEMSKIEAGRILLNETNVDLYAVIQTLQQMFQFKAESKGLQLIVEQSSDLPQYIRTDESKLRQVLVNLLGNAVKFTQTGAIVLRVQWQPDTANFHFAVSDTGVGIAPEERDRIFDPFVQTEATQQFHLNTPLQAQNGTGLGLAISRRFVQLLGGEIWVESQVGVGSTFHFTIQAQLAEGDGMLIQSSQYQVIGLEPGQPTYRILIVEDKLENRQLLVELLRPIGFEVQEAINGQEAIEQWKAWLPHLICLDLRMPVLNGYQAAQQIRAQQQNNEAPIIIAITSSAFEEDRHQALAAGCDDFVRKPFRADIIFEKIAQHLGVRYRYAAEPRSLSIRATSVLKPSELIEIDQLNHMPPAWRTQLHEAAIRVDAEAIGQLIEQIPESQADLAKALTYLVDQFQFEEIVARTKLKFTECIRSAHPNEEHFQI
- a CDS encoding cytochrome-c peroxidase, with translation MRLDCLDRRFQFLRKRQPQRWIALLGLIGTAILSALLWQRLQPAQIVISTQPEIVIPSSQNEPIQPIPLQVALDTNKVQLGEKLFADTRLSIDNQVSCLSCHRLDLGGADRQSRSIGATGVQMQVNTPTVFNVAHNFRFSWNGRFETLEAQIEGLDQNVMGISWEQAIAKLQQAPNYVQLFNVIYADGITLPNVIDAIAVYERSLDTPNSRFDQFLRGDYTALTVEEREGYRLFKSYGCVSCHQGVNVGGNLFQKFGVIGNYFADRGNITAADYGRYNVTGSENDRFVFRVPSLRNVAIAPPYFHDGTAQTLEQAIAVMAKYQLGRPLPQEHVRRIAQFLNTLTGEPPRSAS
- a CDS encoding response regulator, giving the protein MSHEPSTTGDILIVDDTPDNLRLLSTILSERGYKVRSVINGSSALMGAQAQPPDLILLDVNMPRMNGYEVCRLLKDRAQTIDIPVIFISASHEVIDKVKAFSVGGVDYICKPFQVAEVLVRIETQLSIRRLQAKLQQALAHERSLNQQIEAMAAIEERNRIAREIHDSLGHALTALTVQLQAASSVIQTDPAQAQVFLTQAYQLSKTAMQEVRQSVKALRVDQPAQQSLEATISNLAEGFRQVTGITPIVQIDIKKSISLSVAKTIHRIVQEALTNISKYAQATQVEITLSTISQANGDYLCLTLKDNGKGFDCAQQSAGFGLQGMQERVAALAGEFHLTTAPGAGCQIEVRCPFACGVL